Sequence from the Microbacterium sp. 1.5R genome:
GTGCGACGCCGACCAGCAGGCGTGGGCGTCCGGGATCTGGGTCGGCGCAGTCGGCTGACTCAGGCGATCGGCGTCGTCGTGTCGATGGCCTCGCGCAGGGGACGCCGCATGACCCGCCAGTAGCTCGACGGGGCGACGCGGGTGAGCACATCGATCAGTCGCGCCTCGCGTCCGACCATCGTGCGGGCGCGGCGACGTTCGGTCGCGCGCACGATCAGCGCCGCGGCATCCGCGGGCTCCGTGTGGTACATCGCCGCCTGGGCAGCCGCGGCTCGCGCGGCGACGGCCGGCTCGATCGCCGCGGCATACCGTCCGTGCAGGATGATGCCCGTGCGCACGCCGGCGGGATACACCGCTCCCACCGTCACCGAGGTGCCGTCGAGTTCGTGGCGCAGGGCCTCGGAGAACGCGCGCACCGCGAACTTGCTCAGGGAGTAGGGGATGCGTCCCGCGGGGGCTGCCAGCGCGTAGACGCTGGCGAGGTGAGTGATGTGGGCGGCCGGCGCCGCGCGCAGGGCGGGGAGCAGCGCCTTCGTGATCGACACCGTGCCCCAGAGGTTCACATCCGTCAGCCAGCGCATCTCCTCCATGGTCAGCTGGTCGAGGTCTCCGAGCATCGACGAGCCCGCGCACGTGATCAGAGCATTCACCCTGGGGTGCGCCGCGGTGATCTCCGAGGCCGTGGCGAAGACGGCGTCGTCGTCGCGGAGATCGACCACATGGGTGGTGACGATGGCGCCCGTGAGCTCGGCGGCGATGGCTGCGAGGCCGTCGGCGTTGTGGTCGATGAGCGCCAGATGCACGCGTCGGCGAGCGAGCAGCCGGGCGATGTCGGCACCCATCCCGCTCGCAGCGCCCGTGATGACCGTCGTGCTTCCGGTGAGCGTGAGACGCTTCATCGCATCCCTCCTGGCGGCGATCGGGAGAGCAGCCGGTCGTGGAGTGGGTCGGAGAGACCCGATTCCGATCCATTCTGGCCCACTGCATCCCCGAGCGATACCGGTACTCTCGAAGGGAGGAGGTAGGGGTGGGACGAACAGCGGATGCCATCGCCGAAGGCGTTGCGATCGCGACCGCTGCGGCGCGCCTCGCCGTGAAGAATCACATCCTCATCGGCACGATCGCCGAGAACGGCGTCTTCGACACGGACAAGTACGTCGCCGATGCGCGGGAAGCGCTGCGGGCGATGGCCGAGGAGTCCGAAGAGGTCGAGCGCAACCTGACCGAGCTGCGCAAACGCGCTCGCGGTCGCCATTCCGACCCCTCGGGAACCCATGACTACCGGGACCGCGACGTGCGCAACCTGCGTCGGAGGGCCAAGCAGTCGCACGGGGTCGCGACCAAGCTGCGCGACATGATGGAGGACGAGGCCGCCCTGCGCGTCATCGTCGAAGAGGCGCGCGAAGGCGCCTGGGCCGACGTGCGGCACAACCTCGATCGTCGGCTGCGCGTCGAGGGCATGCGACCCGATCAGGACCCCGATTACGACCGGATGCGCGAGGCGCGGATGCAGGCGCTGCGACTCGTCGACCTGCAGGCGCTGTCGTCTCTGCAGCGTGCGAAAGCGAAGCGGAAGAACAAGCAGAACACGCCCGACAGTGACGAGTGAGCGCTCGTTTCGCTTTCGCGTCTCGTCTGTTGTAGGCTGTTCTACGGCCCGCTGAGCGGTCCAGGAGCGCCCGTAGCTCAATGGATAGAGCATCTGACTACGGATCAGAAGGTTAGGGGTTCGAGTCCCTTCGGGCGCACATCAGCTGAAACCCCCGTCGCGAAAGCGGCGGGGGTTTTGCGTTGTCCGCGGGGTGTGCAAGCCTCCGGTGCAGGCTGTGAAGGAGAACTCGCCTAGCGAAGGATCGGTTGCGCGCTGTGGTCCTTCGATGCGCGAGATACCCTTCGCGACCGGCCGATCATCGACTGGCGCGACGAGTGGTCTCCCGACGAGTACGAGGACGCCTGAGCGATCAGTCGAGCAGGCTCGTGATGGCAGGGTCTCGGCGGGCGACCTCAGCGGCCGTGCCGACGATGACGTGACGCATCGCGGCCACCGCCACGGCTGGCGTGACGTCCGCACGGTGGGCCAGGCTCACTGTGCGCCTCATCATCGGGTGCGAGATCCTGACCGACCGCAGCGCCGGCTGATCGAGCAGCACCATCGCCGGAACCACGGCCACGCCGACGCCTCGTTCGACGAAGCGGAGCAGCGCGTCCATCTCGGCGCCCTCGAGGACGAAGTTCGGGGTCAGCCCTGCCGAGCGGAAGGCCGCATCGGTCGTCGCCCGCAGCTCATAGGTCTCGTCGAGCGCGATCAGCGGAAGGGTGGCGAGGTGGTCGAGGCTCATCACCGTGGAGGTCGAGACGGGAGGCTCGGATGCGGCGGACACGACCACCAGCTCTTCGGTCAGCAGCGGCATGCGCGTCAGGCTGAAGCCCGACGGCGGCGGACCCTCCGACTCCGTGATGAGAGCGATGTCGACGGCACCCACGGCCAGCTGATCGACGAGCAGCCTCGACCCGCTCTCGGTGAGGTGCAGGTCGACGCCCGGGTGGGCGGCGTGGAAGGTGCTGATCGCCTCGGCGACGAGGCTGATGCAGAGGGTGGGCGGTGCGCCGAGTCGCACGCGGCCACGGCGGAGTCCGGCGAGTTCGGCCATCTCCTCGCGGATCGCGTCGGACTCGGCGAGCATGCGCTGAGCGCGGGGGAGCAGGGCCTCTCCGGCGGCGGTGAGTCCGATGTGCCCGCGCGCCCGGTGGAAGAGCTCGGCGCCGAGCTCGCGTTCGAGTGTGGAGATCTGTCGGCTCAGCGACGGCTGGGCGAGGTGCAGGTGCTCGGAGGCGCGGGTGAAATGGCCGAGGCGGGCGACCTCGACGAACCCGCGGAGCTGCTCGAGGTTCATGTTTTCAGTGTATCGATACCAGTAGAACAATGCATTGGAGTTATCGGCACGCCGTACTTAGCGTGGAAGGCATGAGCACTCGCGAACGTCAGATCTCCACCACGGTCCTGGTCATCGGCACCGGCGGCTCCGGGCTGCGGGCGGCGATCGAGGTCGCCGAGCACGGCATCGACGTCCTCGCCGTCGGCAAGCGCCCGCGCCAGGACGCGCACACCTCTCTCGCCGCCGGCGGCATCAACGCCGCGCTGGGCACCATGGACGAGGCCGACAGCTGGCAACAGCACGCCGCCGACACGATCAAGGAGAGCTACCTGCTCGCCAACCCGCACACGGTCGAGATCGTGACGCAGGGGGCCGAGCGCGGCATCCGGGATCTCGAGCGCTGGGGCATGGACTTCGCCCGCGAGGACGACGGCCGCATCTCGCAGCGGTTCTTCGGGGCGCACACCTTCCGTCGCACGGCCTTCGCCGGCGACTACACGGGTCTCGAGATCCAGCGAACCCTCGTCGCGAAGGCCGAACAGCTCGAGGTGCCGATCCTCGACCACGTCTACATCACGCGTCTGCTCGTGCGCGACAACGTCGTCTTCGGCGCCTACGGCTTCGACCAGTCGGATGGCACGCGCTACCTCATCCACGCGGATGCCGTGATCCTCGCCGCGGGCGGGCACAACCGCATCTGGCGCCGCACCTCGTCACGACGGGACGAGAACACCGGAGACTCGTTCCGGCTCGCGGTCGATGCGGGCGCCCGCCTGCGGGACCCGGAGCTCGTGCAGTTCCACCCGTCCGGGATCATCGAGCCCGAGAACGCCGCCGGGACCCTGATCTCGGAGGCGGCCCGCGGCGAGGGCGGGATCCTGCGCAACGCCCTCGGTGAGCGCTTCATGTCGAAGTACGATCCGGAGCGCATGGAACTCTCGACACGCGACCGTGTCGCGCTCGCCGCGTACACCGAGATCGCCGAAGGGCGGGGCACCGAGAACGGCGGCGTCTGGCTCGACGTCTCGCATCTGCCGCGCGAGACGATCATGACCCGTCTGCCCCGCGTCTACCAGACGATGATGGAGTTGCAGATGCTCGACATCACGACCGATCCGATCGAGATCGCGCCCACCGCGCACTACTCGATGGGTGGCGTGTGGGTGCGTCCCGACGACCACCAGACCGACGTCGACGGGCTCTACGCGATCGGCGAGGCATCGAGCGGCCTGCACGGAGCCAACCGCCTCGGCGGCAATTCGCTCATCGAGCTGCTCGTCTACGGGCGCATCGTCGGGCAGGCGGCCATGGCGCATGCCGCGGGGCTCGACGCTCAGCGCCGCTCGGCGGACGCGATCGCCCAGGCCCGTTCCGAGATCGATGACCTTCTCACGGCCGACGGTCGCGAGAATGTTCGAGCCCTGCAGCGCGCGATCCGCAACACCATGACCCAGCACGCCGGTGTCGTGCGGTCGGAGGACGGACTCCGTGCCGGCCTCGCCGAACTCGACATGATCGAGGGGCGGATGGAGGACATCGGCATCCACCCGGACATCGCCGGATTCCAGGATCTCGCGCATGCCTTCGACCTCAAGGCATCGGCGCTCGCCGCGCGAGCCACTCTCGAGGCGGCGCTGGAGCGTCGGGAGACGCGCGGATGTCACAACCGCAGCGACTACCCCGACACCGACCCGACGCTGCAGGTCAACCTCGTCTGGTCGCCGACCGGCGGAGTCACGCGCGAGTCGATCCCGGAGATCCCCGCCGAGATCGCCGAGCTCATGCGCGAGGTCGACACCGAGGGCAAGCTCGTCGAATAGCCGCATCCGAACTCGCTCCCGTCGCAGGGTGCATCGCGACGGGAGCGGTGGGGTGGTCGAGCGAGGTAGGAGTCGCTCAGTCGCCCTCGTCGGTCTCCGGACCGTCGATGACCCCGATCCCGACCGCCTCATGGTCGGGCTCGGGGTCGTTTCGCGACGGAGCCTTGGGCTCTTCCGAGGGCTCCTTCTCGGTGCTCGGCTCTTCGAGTTCGTCGTTGCTCGGAACCTCCGACGGATCCGCGTCTTCGGGGGACTCCGCCTCCGCCGGCTTCTCGGCGGTGTTCGCCGGATCCTTGAACTCGCCGGCATCGCCGGACGAGGGCGTCGGAGTGGGAGTCTGGGCCTCGGGGTCGAGGCCGGAGGTCGGGTCCTGCTCGGGCGTGCTGTTCGTCATGATCGTCCCTTTCGCATCGAGTGCACCCCCAGCATCCGTCAGCGGCTGCGAGGCGAGAAGGGCCTTGACGACAGCCTCCGGAGCGTCCGTCTCCCCGCCCACGACGTAGGCTGAGGAGGTGACAGCGTACGTCTCGGCCTTCGATCTCTTCTCCATCGGAGTGGGCCCCTCGAGCTCCCACACGGTCGGGCCGATGCGGGCGGCCCTCGCGTTCGCTCAGCGCCTGCGCTCCTCCGGAGCTCTCGATCGCGTCGCCCGCATCGGATGCACGCTGTACGGCTCTCTCGGCGCCACCGGAATCGGTCACGGCACGCCGGATGCGGTCGTCGCGGGTCTTCGCGGGCTGTCGCCGGAGAGCTGCGACCCGGCCGACGTGCGCGCAGCCTGGACCGACCTTCGCGACGGCGCCACGGTGCGCGTCGACGGGGTCCATGAGATCCCGTTCTCGAAGGCCGACATCGTCTTCGAGCCGCGGACCCGGCTGCCCGGTCATCCGAACGCGATGACCATCACCGCCCGGGACGATGCCGGCGGTGTCGTCGCCGAAGAGACCTATTACTCCGTCGGCGGCGGGTTCATCCGCCGGGACGGCGAGGAGGCGAAGCTCGCCTCGGCCCCACTGCCCTACTCGTATGCCGACGCCGCGTCGCTGCTCGCACTGTGCGACGAGCACGGACTGTCGATCGCCGAGATCGCGCGACTCAACGAGACCGCTGAGCGCTCGGAAGAAGAGGTCGCCGCCGGACTCGATGCGATCTGGGACGCCATGGCTGCGTGCGTCGAGAACGGACTGCACTCGGACGGCGTCCTGCCGGGGATGCTCAAGGTCAAGAGGCGGGCGAGCATGATCCGCGCGCAGCTCGAGGAGGCGGAGGCCGACGGTCATCGCGAGCTGCCGGGAGAGTGGCTCGGTGCCTTCGCGCTCGCGGTCAACGAAGAGAACGCGGCGGGCGGTCGCGTCGTCACGGCGCCGACCAACGGCGCGGCCGGCATCCTCCCCGCCGTCGCGATGTACTGGTGGCGGTTCCTGGCGGATTCGGGCCTCGGTGCGGGCAATGCCGTGACGCCGTACGGAGAACTCGTCGGCAGTGCGCTGCTCGGCTTCGACGGCACGCGGGCGATCGAGGCGGCGCAGGCCGAGGACGACGACGCCGTCGCCGACGCGAACCGCCGCCGTGGCATCCGTCGGTTCCTCCTCACGGCCACGGCGCTGGGCTCGCTGTTCAAGGCCAACGCCTCGATCTCGGGGGCCGAGGGCGGCTGCCAGGCCGAGGTCGGCTCGGCCTGCGCGATGGCTGCCGGAGGGCTCACCGCCGTGATGGGCGGCACCAACCGGCAGATCGAGAACGCCGCCGAGATCGCGATGGAGCACCACCTCGGGCTCACCTGCGACCCGATCGGCGGCCTCGTGCAGATTCCGTGCATCGAGCGCAATGCGATCGCCGCGTCGACGGCGGTGACGGCCGCCCGTCTGGCGCTGCGCGGCGACGGCAGCCACTATGTCTCCCTCGACGCGGTGGTCGAGACGATGCGCCAGACCGGAATCGACATGTCGACCAAGTACAAGGAGACCAGCGAGGGTGGTCTCGCGGTCAACGTCATCGAGTGCTGAGTCACTCCGAGCGCGTCGGCGGCTGCGGATAACCTCCTCTGAGGAGGCGCGCATGGAATCGATCTGGACCCCGGGCAGTCGCAGGCGGCGGGAGCAGCCCATCGTCGCCGTGCGCGCGAATGGTGACGCGCCGGATTCCGGCCGCATGTGGCCGACCACCATTCCCGCCGTCGCCCAGGTGCTCGAGGAAGGCATCGATCTCGCTCCCGGGGTGACCTTCCTCGTCGGCGAGAACGGCAGCGGCAAGTCGACGATCGTCGAGGGCATCGCCGTCGCCTACGGACTCTCGCCCGAGGGAGGGTCCCGCCAGGCGATGCACAGCACGCGCCCCAGCGAGTCGCCGCTGTCGGAGTGGCTGCAGCTGCAGCGCGGAGTCGGAGCCAACCGCTGGGGATTCTTCCTGCGAGCCGAGACGATGCACTCGTTCTACACCTACCTCGAAGAGAATCCCTCCGCGAGGGGCGACGTGGCGTTCCACGAGATGAGCCACGGCGAGTCCTTCCTCGCTCTGCTCGACAGCCGATTCGATGAACCCGGCTTCTACTGTCTCGACGAGCCAGAGGCAGCGCTCTCGTTCCAGTCCACCCTCGCCCTCATCGCGGTGCTGCAGCGCATCGTCGACGACGGGGGTCAGGTGCTGTGCGCGACGCACTCGCCGGTGCTCGCCGCGCTGCCGGGAGCTCGCATCCTCGAAGTGGGGGAGTGGGGCATCCGTCCCGCCGAGTGGAACGACCTCGAGCTGGTGAACCACTGGCGGTCGTTCCTGCAGGACCCGCCGCGGTACCTGCGGCATCTGCTCGACTGAGGGGAGCGCGCAGATCTGGTCGTAGGCTGGCGCCATGACCGAGCAGCGTGCGCCCAAGAAGCGCGGGCGTCCGCGTGGCGTGTCCGATGCGCGCGAACGCATCATCGCCGCCGCAGTCGACGAGTTCGGCGAGCACGGATACGACGGCACGACGGTGCGCTCGATCGCGGCTCGTGCCGACGTCGACTCGGCGCTCGTGCACCACTACTTCGGCACGAAGGCAGACCTCTTCGCTGAGGCGGTCGGCATTCCGCTGCGCCCCGACATCGACGTGCCGGCCATCGTCGCGGGTCCGCGTGACGCCGTCGGCGAGCGTCTCGTGCGGTACGTGCTCGAGGCCTTCGAGCAGCCCGACATCCGTCGCCGCGGGGTCATGCTCATTCGGACGGCGATCGGCAGCCGGCTCACCACGCCCCTTCTCGCGGGGTTCCTCTCTCGCGAACTCATCGGCCGGATCGCGAAGACGCTCGGCGTCGCGGATGCCGAGCTGCGCGCCACACTCGTCGCCTCGCAGATCGCCGGCCTGCTGCTCACGCGCTACGTGCTGCGGCTCGCGCCGATCGCCGCGGCATCCGTCGATGACATCGTCTTGCGGGTCGGACCGACCGTGCAGCGCTACCTCTTCGAATAGCGCGGGCCACGCGCCGCACTGCCGCCTGCATCCCGCCTCGGCTTCGGGCACGAGTACCCGTTGACCCCGCGACTCGCGCGGCGCATAATTCATCACATGATGAATAACGCGGCGGTCGAGATCTCGGGGCTGCGAGTGCGACGGGGAAGGACGCAGGTCTTCGACGGTGTCGACCTGGTGATCCCCCGTGGCGAGATCACCGGCTTGCTGGGTCCCTCGGGATGCGGCAAGACCACGCTGATGCGCTCGATGGTGGGTGTGCAGCGGATCACCGCCGGCACGGTGACGGTGCTGGGAGAATCGGGCGGATCGCCGCGGCTGCGGCATCGGGTGGCGTACGGGACACAGGGTGCCGCCGTATACGGCGATCTCACCGTCCGGCAGAACCTCTCGTACTTGGCGGCGGTGCTGAAAGCACCGAAGGGC
This genomic interval carries:
- a CDS encoding LysR family transcriptional regulator, whose amino-acid sequence is MNLEQLRGFVEVARLGHFTRASEHLHLAQPSLSRQISTLERELGAELFHRARGHIGLTAAGEALLPRAQRMLAESDAIREEMAELAGLRRGRVRLGAPPTLCISLVAEAISTFHAAHPGVDLHLTESGSRLLVDQLAVGAVDIALITESEGPPPSGFSLTRMPLLTEELVVVSAASEPPVSTSTVMSLDHLATLPLIALDETYELRATTDAAFRSAGLTPNFVLEGAEMDALLRFVERGVGVAVVPAMVLLDQPALRSVRISHPMMRRTVSLAHRADVTPAVAVAAMRHVIVGTAAEVARRDPAITSLLD
- a CDS encoding TetR/AcrR family transcriptional regulator, giving the protein MTEQRAPKKRGRPRGVSDARERIIAAAVDEFGEHGYDGTTVRSIAARADVDSALVHHYFGTKADLFAEAVGIPLRPDIDVPAIVAGPRDAVGERLVRYVLEAFEQPDIRRRGVMLIRTAIGSRLTTPLLAGFLSRELIGRIAKTLGVADAELRATLVASQIAGLLLTRYVLRLAPIAAASVDDIVLRVGPTVQRYLFE
- a CDS encoding L-serine ammonia-lyase, iron-sulfur-dependent, subunit alpha encodes the protein MTAYVSAFDLFSIGVGPSSSHTVGPMRAALAFAQRLRSSGALDRVARIGCTLYGSLGATGIGHGTPDAVVAGLRGLSPESCDPADVRAAWTDLRDGATVRVDGVHEIPFSKADIVFEPRTRLPGHPNAMTITARDDAGGVVAEETYYSVGGGFIRRDGEEAKLASAPLPYSYADAASLLALCDEHGLSIAEIARLNETAERSEEEVAAGLDAIWDAMAACVENGLHSDGVLPGMLKVKRRASMIRAQLEEAEADGHRELPGEWLGAFALAVNEENAAGGRVVTAPTNGAAGILPAVAMYWWRFLADSGLGAGNAVTPYGELVGSALLGFDGTRAIEAAQAEDDDAVADANRRRGIRRFLLTATALGSLFKANASISGAEGGCQAEVGSACAMAAGGLTAVMGGTNRQIENAAEIAMEHHLGLTCDPIGGLVQIPCIERNAIAASTAVTAARLALRGDGSHYVSLDAVVETMRQTGIDMSTKYKETSEGGLAVNVIEC
- a CDS encoding SDR family NAD(P)-dependent oxidoreductase, encoding MKRLTLTGSTTVITGAASGMGADIARLLARRRVHLALIDHNADGLAAIAAELTGAIVTTHVVDLRDDDAVFATASEITAAHPRVNALITCAGSSMLGDLDQLTMEEMRWLTDVNLWGTVSITKALLPALRAAPAAHITHLASVYALAAPAGRIPYSLSKFAVRAFSEALRHELDGTSVTVGAVYPAGVRTGIILHGRYAAAIEPAVAARAAAAQAAMYHTEPADAAALIVRATERRRARTMVGREARLIDVLTRVAPSSYWRVMRRPLREAIDTTTPIA
- a CDS encoding L-aspartate oxidase, which translates into the protein MSTRERQISTTVLVIGTGGSGLRAAIEVAEHGIDVLAVGKRPRQDAHTSLAAGGINAALGTMDEADSWQQHAADTIKESYLLANPHTVEIVTQGAERGIRDLERWGMDFAREDDGRISQRFFGAHTFRRTAFAGDYTGLEIQRTLVAKAEQLEVPILDHVYITRLLVRDNVVFGAYGFDQSDGTRYLIHADAVILAAGGHNRIWRRTSSRRDENTGDSFRLAVDAGARLRDPELVQFHPSGIIEPENAAGTLISEAARGEGGILRNALGERFMSKYDPERMELSTRDRVALAAYTEIAEGRGTENGGVWLDVSHLPRETIMTRLPRVYQTMMELQMLDITTDPIEIAPTAHYSMGGVWVRPDDHQTDVDGLYAIGEASSGLHGANRLGGNSLIELLVYGRIVGQAAMAHAAGLDAQRRSADAIAQARSEIDDLLTADGRENVRALQRAIRNTMTQHAGVVRSEDGLRAGLAELDMIEGRMEDIGIHPDIAGFQDLAHAFDLKASALAARATLEAALERRETRGCHNRSDYPDTDPTLQVNLVWSPTGGVTRESIPEIPAEIAELMREVDTEGKLVE
- a CDS encoding asparagine synthase, with translation MGRTADAIAEGVAIATAAARLAVKNHILIGTIAENGVFDTDKYVADAREALRAMAEESEEVERNLTELRKRARGRHSDPSGTHDYRDRDVRNLRRRAKQSHGVATKLRDMMEDEAALRVIVEEAREGAWADVRHNLDRRLRVEGMRPDQDPDYDRMREARMQALRLVDLQALSSLQRAKAKRKNKQNTPDSDE
- a CDS encoding AAA family ATPase, giving the protein MESIWTPGSRRRREQPIVAVRANGDAPDSGRMWPTTIPAVAQVLEEGIDLAPGVTFLVGENGSGKSTIVEGIAVAYGLSPEGGSRQAMHSTRPSESPLSEWLQLQRGVGANRWGFFLRAETMHSFYTYLEENPSARGDVAFHEMSHGESFLALLDSRFDEPGFYCLDEPEAALSFQSTLALIAVLQRIVDDGGQVLCATHSPVLAALPGARILEVGEWGIRPAEWNDLELVNHWRSFLQDPPRYLRHLLD